From one Acinonyx jubatus isolate Ajub_Pintada_27869175 chromosome B1, VMU_Ajub_asm_v1.0, whole genome shotgun sequence genomic stretch:
- the ESCO2 gene encoding N-acetyltransferase ESCO2 — MSAFTPRKKKQRSLSCDNLLSDISSKKLILDFAENVLPSPDQKYISQSSDNNEEKVLCSQQGHFISSPLKTTEKSRLASAKQGSPFKSAVSTVSFYNKDQWYLNPLERKLIKESRSICLKTNNEDKSFPIVTVCSKKINKKPQKCLTSKYQPKYKCIKPVSKNSKKSKQNRVAYKPVVEKENNYYSAQNNLNAPRVLSQKVKPQVTLQGGAAFFVRKKSCLRKLSSENKPLLELTQKNPSEVIEDSGVETVRKRKGFETRQVPKCLLLEKEPNVELLCARSKNGEKLIKDSSGGVVSSRECKPNENKCFPSEDFLSENKAVSPDSVVYPIFSVSSVNTKRSLVEQSSVGSIISANLLKQINTQKSTNTRDTNKETKDQLIIDAGQKHFGATMCKSCGMIYTASNPEDEMQHVQHHHRFLEGIKYTGWKKERIVAQFWDGKILLVLPHDPSYAIRKVEDVQELVDNELGFHQVVPRCPNKTKTLLFISDEKRVVGCLIAEPIKQAFRVLSEPTGPSSKECHRAWQCSDVPEPAVCGISRIWVFRLKRRKRIARRLVDTLRNCFMFGCFLKTDEIAFSDPTPDGKLFATKYCNTPNFLVYNFNS, encoded by the exons ATGTCAGCTTTTACtccaagaaaaaagaagcagCGTTCTTTGAGCTGTGACAA cCTATTATCAGACATCTcatcaaagaaattaattttggacTTTGCTGAAAACGTACTTCCATCACCTGATCAAAAATACATTTCCCAAAGCAGTGATAACAATGAAGAAAAGGTACTTTGCTCTCAGCAAGGCCATTTCATTTCAAGTCCACTCAAAACAACTGAAAAATCCAGATTGGCATCTGCAAAGCAAGGTTCACCATTTAAATCTGCTGTGTCTACTGTATCCTTTTACAACAAAGATCAGTGGTATCTGAATCCATTAGAGAGAAAGCTGATAAAAGAGAGTAGATCCATTTGTCTAAAAACTAATAATGAAGATAAATCTTTTCCCATTGTGACAGTCTGCTCcaagaagataaacaaaaagcCACAAAAGTGTTTAACTTCTAAATATCAACcgaaatataaatgtatcaagcCTGTatcaaagaattctaaaaaatcCAAGCAAAATCGAGTGGCCTATAAACCAGttgtggagaaagagaataattattactcagctcaaaataatctgaaTGCTCCTCGGGTTCTAAGCCAAAAAGTCAAACCACAAGTTACACTCCAGGGTGGAGCAGCCTTTTTTGTTAGGAAAAAGTCCTGTCTTAGAAAATTGTCTTCAGAAAACAAGCCATTACTGGAACTCACGCAAAAGAATCCATCAGAAGTGATTGAAGATTCTGGTGTAGAGACTGTCCGTAAAAGAAAAGGTTTTGAGACAAGGCAAGTGCCAAAGTGCTTGTTACTAGAAAAGGAACCGAATGTTGAACTGCTTTGTGCAAGAagtaaaaatggagagaaattaataaag GATTCATCAGGTGGAGTAGTTTCTTCAAGAGAATGTAAacctaatgaaaataaatgttttccttcaGAAGATTTTCTCAGTGAAAACAAGGCGG TTTCTCCTGATTCTGTTGTCTACCCGATCTTCAGTGTGTCTTCAGTCAATACAAAAAG atCTTTAGTTGAACAGTCTTCTGTGGGATCCATCATATCTGCTAACCTCTTGAAACAGATCAATACACAGAAAAGTACTAATACTAgagatacaaataaagaaactaaagaccAGCTCATCATT GACGCAGGTCAGAAACATTTTGGAGCCACCATGTGTAAGTCCTGTGGCATGATCTACACCGCATCCAACCCTGAGGATGAAATGCAACATGTCCAGCATCACCACAGATTTCTGGAGGGGATCAAATATACA GGCTGGAAAAAAGAACGTATAGTAGCACAGTTTTGGGATGGGAAAATTTTGTTGGTACTGCCACATGATCCGAGTTATGCTATCAGAAAG GTAGAAGATGTCCAGGAACTTGTTGATAACGAATTGGGCTTCCACCAAGTTGTTCCCAGATGTCCAAACAAAACCAAGACTCTTCTCTTCATATCTGATGAAAAGAGAGTAGTTGGGTGTTTAATTGCAGAGCCCATCAAACAG GCCTTCCGTGTCCTGTCCGAACCAACGGGTCCAAGCTCTAAAGAATGTCATCGGGCTTGGCAATGTTCAGATGTACCAGAACCTGCAGTTTGTGGAATAAGTAGAATCTGGGTCTTCAGACTGAAACGAAGAAAGCGCATTGCAAGACGACTGGTGGATACTCTcag gAATTGCTTCATGTTTGGCTGTTTTCTCAAGACTGATGAAATAGCATTTTCTGACCCAACACCAGATGGCAAGTTATTTGCAACCAAATACTGCAACACCCCTAATTTccttgtatataattttaatagttaa